A part of Solicola gregarius genomic DNA contains:
- the glf gene encoding UDP-galactopyranose mutase, translated as MNADLVVVGSGLFGLTIAERCANELGLKVLMLDRRYHIGGNAYSEPDPDTGIEVHKYGAHLFHTSNKRVWEYVNRFTSFTSYQHRVFTIFKGRVFPMPVNLATICEYFGKAMSPDEARALVAEQAAEIDGATAESFEDKGISLVGRPLYEAFFRGYTLKQWQTDPKELPGATLTRLPVRYNFDNRYFNDTYEGLPSEGYTAWLTRMADHPNIEVKLDTDFFDLRSDIVGNVPVVYTGPVDQYFEYAAGDLSWRTIDFDYEVKPVGDFQGTPVMNYADEDVPYTRIIEPRHFHPERDYPKDKTVIMREFSRFAVKGDEPYYPINTAEDREKLLKYRELANAETQVLFGGRLGTYKYLDMHMAIGSALSMFDNLVRPYFAEGATFESGGVEA; from the coding sequence GTGAACGCTGATCTTGTGGTGGTCGGATCCGGGCTCTTCGGACTGACCATCGCCGAACGCTGCGCGAACGAGCTCGGGCTCAAGGTGCTGATGCTCGACCGTCGCTACCACATCGGTGGCAACGCGTACAGCGAACCTGACCCCGACACCGGGATCGAGGTGCACAAGTACGGCGCGCACCTGTTCCACACCTCCAACAAGCGGGTGTGGGAGTACGTCAACCGGTTCACGTCGTTCACCAGCTACCAGCACCGTGTGTTCACCATCTTCAAGGGCCGCGTCTTCCCGATGCCGGTCAACCTCGCCACGATCTGCGAGTACTTCGGCAAGGCGATGAGCCCCGACGAGGCGCGCGCGCTGGTCGCGGAGCAGGCCGCCGAGATCGACGGCGCCACCGCCGAGAGCTTCGAGGACAAGGGCATCTCGCTGGTCGGGCGGCCGCTGTACGAGGCGTTCTTCCGCGGCTACACGCTCAAGCAGTGGCAGACCGACCCGAAGGAGCTCCCCGGTGCGACGCTGACCCGGCTGCCGGTGCGCTACAACTTCGACAACCGCTACTTCAACGACACCTACGAGGGCCTGCCGAGCGAGGGCTACACCGCCTGGCTGACCCGGATGGCGGATCACCCGAACATCGAGGTCAAGCTGGACACCGACTTCTTCGACCTGCGCTCCGACATCGTCGGCAACGTTCCCGTCGTCTACACCGGTCCGGTCGACCAGTACTTCGAGTACGCCGCGGGCGACCTGTCGTGGCGCACCATCGACTTCGACTACGAGGTCAAGCCGGTCGGCGACTTCCAGGGCACGCCGGTGATGAACTACGCCGACGAGGACGTCCCCTACACCCGGATCATCGAGCCGCGCCATTTCCACCCCGAGCGCGACTACCCGAAAGACAAGACCGTGATCATGCGCGAGTTCTCGCGGTTCGCGGTCAAGGGCGACGAGCCGTACTACCCGATCAACACCGCCGAAGACCGCGAGAAGCTGCTCAAGTACCGCGAGCTCGCGAATGCCGAGACGCAGGTGCTGTTCGGCGGACGGCTCGGTACGTACAAATATCTCGACATGCACATGGCGATCGGCTCGGCGCTTTCCATGTTCGACAACTTGGTACGTCCGTACTTCGCGGAGGGCGCGACCTTCGAAAGCGGAGGAGTAGAGGCATGA
- a CDS encoding glycosyltransferase produces MTQTEAPAEAPQTVTRVLQRVVFPADRDLDVMPLYVDYSAGMLMTADEPGSSRAAAKESAAPAFDAMQSTRRPENVLGRHRMRIAADQRASFGTYFNGFAASYWRMWSVLSEVVLRVRVRGDAAVIVYRSTPDGRSQRVDSANTDDDPSGEFAFRLPLKPFADGGWYWFDVFAGGDDAILEEAAWCADVPVERARQGTVTIGITTYNRPDSCVELLGQLANDKDVMERIDELIVVDQGNQKVADEALFGEVAAALGTKLRMIDQGNIGGSGGFARAQYETAKAGVSDYVLLLDDDIVAETESVLRSLVFGDLCTNPTIVGGHMFSLYKRSQLHSFGEKVNLYHFWWGPAPHVHPEHDFSAHGLRSTGWMHRRVDVDFNGWWMCLIPRTVIDEIGLGLPLFIKWDDSEYGIRAREAGFQTVTMPGVAVWHVPWTDKNDALDWQAYYHQRNRTVAALLHSPYDRSGSVIRQSFRHQIKHLLSMQYSTADLRLDALEDILRGPEHLHAEIGTKLAEVRAKRSSHADAQMAPHPDRFPRVRLRKPPKRGRSAGDISGMMGKVVAAGMSGIKQFRPTRAEAEFNPEAQIAAADAKWWRLAQFDSAVVSTTDGTSASWYRRDRDTFKRLLTRTVSLHERMHREWPQLVRQYRAAMDDLTGWEAWERTFADAEANATLPSSAANGTPPASEPGESTSTSS; encoded by the coding sequence ATGACGCAGACCGAGGCGCCCGCAGAGGCGCCCCAGACAGTTACCAGGGTGCTGCAGCGCGTCGTGTTCCCGGCCGACCGCGACCTCGACGTGATGCCGCTGTACGTCGACTACAGCGCCGGCATGCTGATGACAGCGGATGAGCCGGGAAGTTCGCGTGCGGCCGCAAAGGAGTCGGCGGCGCCGGCGTTCGATGCGATGCAGTCGACACGCCGCCCCGAGAACGTCCTCGGTCGGCACCGGATGCGCATCGCGGCCGATCAGCGCGCGTCGTTCGGCACGTACTTCAACGGCTTCGCGGCCAGCTACTGGCGCATGTGGTCGGTGTTGTCCGAGGTCGTGCTGCGCGTGCGCGTACGCGGCGATGCCGCCGTGATCGTGTACCGCTCCACGCCCGACGGTCGTTCGCAGCGGGTCGACTCCGCGAACACCGACGACGACCCGAGTGGCGAGTTCGCGTTCCGGCTACCGCTCAAGCCGTTCGCGGATGGCGGTTGGTACTGGTTCGACGTGTTCGCAGGCGGCGACGACGCGATCCTCGAGGAGGCCGCCTGGTGCGCGGACGTCCCGGTCGAGCGGGCCCGCCAGGGCACCGTGACGATCGGCATCACGACGTACAACCGGCCCGACTCGTGCGTCGAGCTGCTCGGCCAGCTGGCGAACGACAAGGACGTCATGGAGCGCATCGACGAGCTCATCGTCGTCGACCAGGGCAACCAGAAGGTCGCCGACGAGGCGCTCTTCGGTGAGGTCGCGGCCGCGCTCGGCACGAAGCTGCGGATGATCGACCAGGGCAACATCGGCGGCTCGGGCGGCTTCGCGCGCGCGCAGTACGAGACCGCCAAGGCCGGTGTGAGCGACTACGTACTCCTGCTCGACGACGACATCGTCGCGGAGACCGAGAGCGTCCTGCGCTCGCTCGTGTTCGGCGACCTGTGCACCAACCCGACCATCGTCGGCGGCCACATGTTCAGCCTCTACAAGCGCTCGCAGCTGCACAGCTTCGGCGAGAAGGTCAACCTGTACCACTTCTGGTGGGGACCGGCGCCGCACGTACACCCCGAGCACGACTTCTCTGCGCACGGGCTGCGTAGCACGGGGTGGATGCATCGCCGCGTCGACGTCGACTTCAACGGCTGGTGGATGTGTCTGATCCCGCGCACGGTGATCGACGAGATCGGTCTCGGGTTGCCGCTGTTCATCAAGTGGGACGACTCCGAGTACGGCATTCGCGCCCGCGAGGCCGGCTTCCAGACCGTCACGATGCCCGGTGTCGCCGTCTGGCATGTGCCGTGGACCGATAAGAACGACGCGCTCGACTGGCAGGCGTACTACCACCAGCGCAACCGCACGGTCGCGGCGCTGCTGCACTCGCCGTACGACCGCAGCGGGAGCGTGATCCGGCAGAGCTTCCGGCACCAGATCAAACACCTGTTGTCGATGCAGTACTCCACCGCCGACCTCCGGCTCGATGCGCTCGAGGACATCCTCCGCGGCCCCGAGCACCTGCACGCCGAGATCGGGACCAAGCTGGCGGAAGTACGCGCGAAGCGAAGCTCGCACGCCGATGCGCAGATGGCGCCGCATCCCGACCGCTTCCCGCGCGTCCGGCTGCGCAAGCCGCCGAAGCGCGGCCGCAGCGCGGGCGACATCAGCGGCATGATGGGCAAGGTCGTCGCCGCGGGTATGTCCGGCATCAAGCAGTTCCGCCCGACGCGCGCGGAAGCGGAGTTCAACCCCGAAGCACAGATCGCGGCAGCAGACGCGAAGTGGTGGCGGCTCGCACAGTTCGACTCCGCCGTCGTATCGACGACCGACGGCACGTCGGCGTCGTGGTACAGGCGCGACCGCGACACGTTCAAACGGCTCCTCACCCGCACGGTCAGCCTGCACGAGCGGATGCACCGCGAGTGGCCGCAGCTCGTCCGCCAGTACCGCGCGGCGATGGACGACCTCACCGGCTGGGAGGCGTGGGAGCGTACGTTCGCCGACGCCGAGGCCAATGCGACGCTGCCGAGTAGCGCCGCCAACGGGACGCCGCCCGCCAGCGAGCCAGGAGAAAGCACGAGTACCTCGTCATGA
- a CDS encoding ABC transporter permease → MTMAPERADDHPHGPLRPPGEASGLLGVFRRRYLLKLLVQKELKNRYQVSLLGLLWSYIKPGFRFVMYLVVIGVGLKMGREVENFPLHILCGLIIVHMATESMNSGTKSITSNRQLVSKMNVPREMLPMTSLLVSSYHTLPQYVILIIACIFTGWTVSVTGTVAVLLGFAIIWLFGLAYSMIAGALNVVYRDFNNFSQTLSQMVMWFTPMIYAWTHVTELGPAVSVPYQFNPIAMSVMLTQRGFWYETIEDRPPGTLPDDLLLKGGIMLVAMVVLVVIAQRVFARLEGRFAEYM, encoded by the coding sequence ATGACGATGGCGCCTGAGCGCGCGGACGACCATCCGCACGGTCCGTTACGACCTCCTGGCGAGGCGAGCGGCCTTCTCGGGGTTTTCCGCCGGCGCTACCTGCTGAAGCTGCTCGTCCAGAAGGAGCTGAAGAACCGCTACCAGGTCAGCCTGCTCGGGCTGCTCTGGAGCTACATCAAGCCGGGCTTCCGGTTCGTGATGTACCTCGTCGTGATCGGCGTCGGCCTGAAGATGGGTCGGGAGGTCGAGAACTTCCCGCTGCACATCCTGTGCGGGCTGATCATCGTGCACATGGCGACCGAGTCGATGAACTCCGGCACGAAGTCGATCACCAGCAACCGCCAGCTCGTGAGCAAGATGAACGTACCGCGCGAGATGCTGCCGATGACGTCGCTGCTGGTCTCGTCGTACCACACCCTTCCGCAGTACGTGATCCTGATCATCGCCTGCATCTTCACCGGCTGGACCGTTTCCGTGACGGGCACCGTCGCGGTGCTGCTCGGATTCGCGATCATCTGGCTCTTCGGGCTCGCGTACTCGATGATCGCGGGCGCTCTGAACGTCGTGTACCGCGACTTCAACAACTTCTCCCAGACGCTGTCTCAGATGGTCATGTGGTTCACGCCGATGATCTACGCGTGGACCCACGTCACCGAGCTCGGCCCGGCCGTGAGCGTGCCGTACCAGTTCAACCCGATCGCGATGTCGGTGATGCTGACCCAGCGCGGATTCTGGTACGAGACGATCGAGGACCGTCCCCCTGGCACGTTGCCCGACGACCTGTTGCTCAAGGGCGGCATCATGCTCGTCGCGATGGTCGTCCTCGTCGTCATCGCCCAGCGGGTGTTCGCGCGCCTCGAGGGCCGATTCGCGGAGTACATGTGA
- a CDS encoding ABC transporter ATP-binding protein translates to MAQSVVVDQVSKKFSLHNARTLKQRFVAARKGVAINESFMAIDDVSFDVQEGQSIGLMGLNGSGKSTMLRLINGVLRPDSGEVLVRGRVAGLIEISAGFQKQLSGRENIYLNAALNGMSEAETKGKFDEILDFAQIDKFLDTPVQHYSSGMKARLGFAVAIAADSDVFIIDEVLAVGDPPFKKKCMKRIHEIRSEGRTVLFVSHNTNQVRKLCDRAIVLERGRLVFDGSVDEAAKRLHYDADDDLDPDGSADF, encoded by the coding sequence ATGGCACAGTCGGTGGTCGTCGACCAGGTTTCGAAGAAGTTCAGCCTGCACAACGCGCGTACGCTCAAGCAGCGATTCGTCGCGGCGCGCAAGGGCGTCGCGATCAACGAGTCGTTCATGGCGATCGACGACGTGTCGTTCGACGTGCAGGAGGGCCAGTCGATCGGCCTGATGGGCCTCAACGGCTCCGGCAAGTCGACGATGCTGCGGCTCATCAACGGGGTGCTCCGCCCCGACTCGGGTGAGGTGCTCGTACGCGGGCGCGTTGCCGGGCTGATCGAGATCTCGGCCGGGTTCCAGAAGCAGCTGTCGGGGCGGGAGAACATCTACCTCAACGCTGCACTCAACGGCATGAGCGAGGCGGAGACGAAGGGGAAGTTCGACGAGATCCTCGACTTCGCGCAGATCGACAAGTTCCTCGACACGCCTGTGCAGCACTACTCGTCGGGGATGAAGGCGCGACTCGGCTTCGCGGTCGCGATCGCCGCAGACTCCGACGTGTTCATCATCGACGAGGTGCTGGCCGTCGGCGACCCGCCGTTCAAGAAGAAGTGCATGAAGCGCATCCACGAGATCCGGAGCGAGGGCCGGACCGTGTTGTTCGTGAGCCACAACACCAACCAGGTACGTAAGCTGTGCGATCGCGCGATCGTGCTCGAACGCGGTCGGCTGGTCTTCGACGGTTCGGTCGACGAGGCCGCGAAGCGCCTGCACTACGACGCCGACGACGACCTCGACCCCGACGGCTCCGCCGACTTCTGA
- a CDS encoding TIGR03089 family protein produces the protein MTIPNLLADAVARDPARPLLTFYDLATGERVELSRATTANWVAKTANMLQDSLAAGPASTVAIDLPPHWERAVWMLAAWEVGCVVHLSPTDTAYDVAVVGPEALDATLPSADEVVALSLRPLGARFAGPLPPGVIDYNAEVLGHGDHFAAYDPPGKQTAAVVVSGDEWNHDDCVAAAERRAAGWRATAPPRVLTGGPTADADTVEILLGALAADGSVVLVAHPRDDRLDALKTDEHVTVVDALHGR, from the coding sequence GTGACCATCCCGAACCTCCTCGCCGATGCGGTCGCGCGCGATCCCGCCCGGCCCCTGCTGACGTTCTACGACCTCGCAACGGGCGAACGTGTCGAGCTGAGCCGAGCGACCACGGCCAACTGGGTGGCGAAGACGGCGAACATGCTGCAAGACTCCCTCGCCGCCGGCCCCGCGTCGACGGTTGCGATCGACCTGCCGCCGCACTGGGAGCGCGCCGTATGGATGCTGGCCGCGTGGGAGGTCGGGTGTGTCGTCCACCTGAGCCCGACCGACACCGCGTACGACGTCGCGGTCGTCGGCCCAGAGGCGCTGGACGCCACGCTGCCGTCCGCCGACGAGGTGGTTGCGCTCTCATTGCGCCCGCTCGGCGCACGGTTCGCGGGTCCGCTCCCGCCGGGCGTGATCGACTACAACGCCGAGGTGCTCGGCCACGGCGACCACTTCGCCGCGTACGACCCGCCGGGCAAGCAGACCGCCGCGGTGGTCGTCTCCGGCGACGAGTGGAACCACGACGACTGTGTCGCGGCGGCCGAACGCCGCGCCGCCGGATGGCGCGCGACGGCACCGCCCCGCGTACTCACCGGCGGCCCGACGGCCGACGCCGACACCGTCGAGATCCTGCTCGGTGCGCTGGCCGCCGACGGTTCGGTCGTCCTCGTTGCGCACCCGCGTGACGACCGGCTGGACGCCCTGAAGACCGACGAGCACGTCACCGTCGTCGACGCGCTCCACGGACGCTGA
- the manB gene encoding mannose-1-phosphate guanylyltransferase: protein MRAIIIAGGFGSRLRPLTTRHPKHVLPVAGVPFLMHQISKLADADITEVVLAASYRADQFEPIVTAAKGIGVTVRVETEDHPLGTGGAIRHAAESMAMRPDEGVVVLNGDQLSGHSIALQAEEFAAARADVSLHLVEVADPRAYGCVPTDDAGRVTAFLEKSPDPVTNQINAGCYVFRRSVIDAIPAGAEVSVERETFPELLRSGAAIIGHVEDRYWLDVGTPEALVQASRDIVTGAVRTPAYPYTPSERYVESGAEVHSRASVRGGSAVSRGARLGANARVDGSVVMGGAVIADGAAVIDSVVGPGARVGMRTTLRGTALGDDAMVGADCELTAGARVACGATIPDGAIRFSSG from the coding sequence ATGCGCGCCATCATCATCGCCGGGGGCTTTGGTTCGCGGCTGAGACCGCTGACGACCCGCCACCCCAAGCACGTACTACCGGTTGCCGGTGTGCCGTTCCTGATGCACCAGATAAGCAAGCTCGCCGATGCCGACATCACCGAGGTCGTGCTGGCCGCGTCGTACCGTGCCGACCAGTTCGAGCCGATCGTGACTGCGGCGAAGGGGATCGGCGTCACCGTCCGGGTCGAGACCGAGGACCACCCGCTCGGCACCGGGGGCGCGATCCGGCATGCCGCCGAGTCGATGGCGATGCGTCCCGACGAGGGGGTCGTGGTACTCAACGGCGACCAGCTCTCGGGCCACAGCATCGCCTTGCAGGCAGAGGAGTTCGCGGCTGCCCGCGCCGACGTGAGCCTGCACCTCGTCGAGGTCGCCGACCCGCGGGCGTACGGCTGCGTGCCCACCGATGACGCGGGACGCGTCACTGCCTTCTTGGAGAAGTCGCCCGATCCGGTCACGAACCAGATCAATGCGGGCTGCTACGTGTTCCGCCGTTCGGTGATCGATGCGATCCCGGCCGGCGCCGAGGTCTCGGTCGAGCGCGAGACGTTTCCCGAGCTGCTGCGTTCCGGTGCTGCGATCATCGGGCATGTCGAGGATCGCTACTGGCTCGACGTCGGTACGCCGGAGGCCCTCGTGCAGGCCTCGCGCGACATCGTGACCGGCGCCGTGCGCACGCCCGCTTACCCGTACACGCCCTCCGAGCGATACGTCGAGAGCGGTGCAGAGGTGCATTCGAGGGCATCGGTGCGTGGTGGCTCCGCGGTGTCGCGTGGCGCGCGGCTCGGCGCGAACGCGCGGGTCGACGGCAGCGTCGTGATGGGTGGCGCCGTGATCGCCGACGGTGCCGCCGTCATCGACTCGGTGGTGGGCCCGGGCGCACGTGTCGGCATGCGTACGACCCTGCGGGGGACCGCGCTCGGCGACGATGCGATGGTCGGAGCCGACTGCGAGCTCACCGCGGGTGCCCGCGTGGCGTGTGGCGCGACCATCCCCGACGGCGCGATTCGCTTCAGCAGCGGCTGA
- the cofE gene encoding coenzyme F420-0:L-glutamate ligase yields the protein MNAAPDPDDPAPLEIVPVRGMPEVRPGDDLAELISARLDGPLGAYDVVVVTSKAVSKAAGLVTTTDREALVDDSTERVVARRGATRIVRTKHGLTMAAAGVDASNTDQGTAVTLPTDPDADAAVLRTALTRRYPRTTGRLGVVVTDTAGRAWRIGQADMAIGCAGLWPLRSYAGVRDPHGNELQVTAPAIADEIAAAADLVTGKVARLPVAVVRGLSPAYFCDDAGPGAAALIRDEQGDLFGLGANEAVRQAVGAGTARPRGFVALDDDVIAVALGATDDTVLRVAVDGGRVVITPADGASREATLVAFGALRERLRILDRAYGTDHAAGASLDG from the coding sequence ATGAACGCCGCGCCCGACCCGGATGATCCGGCCCCGCTGGAGATCGTGCCCGTCCGGGGCATGCCGGAGGTCCGACCCGGCGATGACCTGGCCGAACTGATCTCGGCCCGGCTCGACGGTCCGCTCGGTGCGTACGACGTGGTCGTGGTCACCAGCAAGGCGGTGAGCAAGGCGGCCGGCCTGGTGACGACGACCGACCGCGAGGCACTCGTCGACGATTCGACCGAACGGGTCGTCGCCCGCCGTGGTGCAACCCGGATCGTCCGTACGAAGCACGGGCTCACCATGGCGGCCGCCGGGGTCGACGCCTCGAATACCGATCAGGGCACTGCCGTCACCCTCCCGACCGACCCCGACGCGGACGCGGCGGTGTTGCGTACCGCGCTGACGCGCCGCTACCCCCGGACTACCGGCCGGCTCGGCGTCGTCGTGACCGACACCGCCGGGCGCGCGTGGCGGATCGGCCAGGCCGATATGGCGATCGGGTGTGCCGGGCTCTGGCCCCTCCGGTCGTACGCCGGCGTGCGCGACCCGCACGGCAACGAGCTCCAGGTGACCGCCCCGGCGATAGCCGATGAGATCGCGGCCGCGGCCGACCTCGTGACCGGCAAGGTCGCCCGCCTTCCCGTCGCCGTCGTACGCGGGCTGTCGCCTGCGTACTTCTGCGACGACGCCGGACCGGGGGCCGCGGCGCTGATCCGCGACGAGCAGGGCGACCTGTTCGGACTCGGCGCGAACGAAGCGGTGCGCCAGGCGGTCGGGGCCGGTACAGCGCGGCCCCGAGGTTTCGTCGCCCTCGACGACGACGTGATCGCCGTGGCGCTCGGTGCCACCGACGACACGGTGCTCCGGGTGGCCGTCGACGGCGGCCGGGTCGTCATCACGCCCGCCGACGGCGCCTCTCGAGAGGCGACCCTCGTCGCCTTCGGCGCGCTCCGGGAGCGACTGCGCATCCTCGACCGCGCCTACGGCACCGACCACGCCGCGGGCGCGTCGCTCGACGGTTGA
- the cofD gene encoding 2-phospho-L-lactate transferase, whose amino-acid sequence MHLTALSGGIGGARFLTGLRSILRPGDDLTVIGNTADDVWLFGLKVCPDLDSLMYTLGGGIDVERGWGRADETWHAKEELAAYGVEPTWFGLGDRDLATHVVRTQMLGAGYTLTQVTEALCVRWQPGVRLLPMSDDRVETHIVIDDESAASGRRAVHFQEYWVHMRASVPVRGVVEVGVEQSKPGPDVLDAITAADAVIVPPSNPIVSIGTILEVPGIREAVRAATGPVVGVSPIVGGAAVRGMADQLLGGLGIEVSASGVARHYGARSNGGVVDGWLVDERDRAAADELSDAQIACRAVPLLMSDADATATMAQDTLDLAAELAR is encoded by the coding sequence ATGCACCTCACCGCACTCTCCGGTGGGATCGGCGGCGCCCGATTCCTGACCGGACTTCGCTCGATACTCCGCCCGGGCGACGACCTCACCGTCATCGGCAACACGGCCGACGACGTCTGGCTCTTCGGCCTCAAGGTCTGCCCCGACCTCGACAGCTTGATGTACACACTCGGAGGCGGCATCGACGTCGAACGTGGTTGGGGTCGAGCCGACGAGACCTGGCACGCCAAGGAGGAGCTCGCGGCGTACGGCGTCGAACCCACCTGGTTCGGCCTTGGCGACCGCGATCTCGCCACGCACGTCGTTCGGACCCAGATGCTCGGCGCCGGGTACACGCTGACCCAGGTCACCGAGGCGCTGTGCGTACGTTGGCAGCCCGGCGTCCGGTTGCTGCCGATGAGCGACGATCGCGTAGAGACGCATATCGTGATCGACGACGAGTCGGCGGCGAGCGGCCGGCGAGCGGTGCATTTCCAGGAGTACTGGGTACACATGCGTGCATCCGTACCCGTGCGCGGGGTCGTGGAGGTGGGCGTCGAGCAGTCGAAACCCGGACCGGACGTCCTCGATGCGATCACCGCGGCCGACGCCGTGATCGTCCCGCCGTCGAATCCGATCGTATCGATCGGCACGATCCTCGAGGTGCCGGGTATCCGCGAGGCCGTACGTGCCGCCACGGGTCCCGTCGTCGGCGTCTCGCCGATCGTGGGAGGAGCCGCCGTACGCGGTATGGCCGATCAGCTACTCGGTGGCCTCGGCATCGAGGTCAGCGCGTCGGGGGTCGCGCGGCACTACGGGGCCCGCAGCAACGGCGGGGTCGTCGACGGCTGGCTGGTCGACGAGCGCGATCGCGCGGCGGCCGATGAGCTCTCGGACGCCCAGATCGCGTGTCGCGCGGTCCCGCTGCTGATGTCCGACGCAGACGCAACGGCCACGATGGCCCAAGACACCCTCGACCTCGCCGCCGAGCTGGCGCGATGA
- a CDS encoding WhiB family transcriptional regulator, with amino-acid sequence MAEPELLPVDAEEELSWQERALCAQTDPEAFFPEKGGSTREAKRVCTTCEVRDECLEYALLHDERFGIWGGLSERERRKLKRRAV; translated from the coding sequence ATGGCAGAGCCAGAGCTGCTCCCGGTTGACGCCGAAGAAGAGTTGAGTTGGCAGGAGCGCGCTTTGTGCGCGCAGACGGATCCGGAGGCGTTCTTCCCGGAGAAGGGTGGGTCGACACGCGAGGCGAAGCGTGTCTGCACCACGTGCGAGGTACGCGACGAGTGCCTCGAGTACGCCCTTCTCCATGACGAGCGATTCGGCATCTGGGGAGGGCTTTCGGAGCGGGAACGCCGGAAGCTGAAACGCAGGGCGGTGTAG